AGCCGTGCCGAGGATCTCGCTCTTCGCGTTGCCCGCGAGGTTGTACTCGTATGCGGAGACGCGGTCGCTTCCGTACTCCTCGACGGCCTTCGCCTGAGTCAGACCCACCGAGGCAACCTCGGGATCGCAGTAGGTGATCTTCGGGATGTTGATGTCCGAGACGACGACCGGGGCGAGCCCGGCGATCTCTTCAGCGACAAAGATGCCCTGCTGGTAGCCGCGGTGCGCGAGCTGCAGGCCAGGAACAATGTCGCCGACTGCGTACACGCCGGGAACGTTCGTGGCGAGGCGATCGTTGGTGAGCACGAAGCCGCGGTCCATCTGCACGCCGACGGCTTCAAAGCCCATGCCCTGGGTCGACGGACCACGGCCAACGGCAACGAGCAAGTACTCGGCCTCGACGACGGTGCCGTCCTCGAGCGAGATGACGACGCCCGAATCGTGCTGGGTGACGGACTGGAAGCGAACGCCGAGCTTGTAGTCGATCCCGCGCTTGCGGAATGCGCGCTCCAGCTGCTTGGAGATCGACTCCTCCTCGTTCGGAACGAGGTGGGGCAGGCCCTCAATGATGGTGACCTCAGAGCCGAATGAACGCCAGACGCTGGCAAACTCGACGCCGATGACGCCGCCACCAAGAATGGCTACGCGTCCCGGAATGGTGTCGAGCTGCAACGCATGCTCGCTCGTGATGACGCGGCCGCCGATTTCGAGCCCCGGGAGGCTGCGCGAGTACGAACCCGTCGCCAGGACGACGTTCTTTCCGACAATGAGGTCGGTTCCGACCTGCACGGTGTTCGCAGCGACCAGGCGACCCTCGCCAGCAATGACAGTGATGCCGCGGGCCTTCAGGAGCCCCTGCAATCCCTTAAACTTCTTCGCAACAATGCCGTCGCGGTATGCGGAGACGCCGTGAATGTCGACACCGGTGAATGTCGACTGGACGCCATACTCTGCACTGTTTCGAGCGACATCTGCGACCTCTGCCGAGTGGAGCATGGCTTTCGTCGGCACACAACCGCGGTGGAGGCAGGTGCCTCCCAGCTTGTCCTTCTCAATAACCGCAGCGGTCATTCCGAGTTCAACGGCGCGGATCGCGGTGGCATAGCCCGCGCTTCCTCCGCCGAGGACTACGACATCAAAGTTCTGTTCGGCCAAGTGGGATCTCCCTCGGATTCGCGGCAAGTGCAAGTCGGTTCGGACGGCACTTCTGCGCGGTGGCGATCGCACGCCGCACAGACAGTGCCAGCCTACTACTTTCGGGATTCAGATTCGTCGAGCTGTCCGGAGAATACCCCATCTTGAGGCAGTCTGTTCGCGCCGGCGACCGCTTCGAGATGGGTGATGAGCGAGCGAATGCTCGCCCCCGTGGCACCAGCGCCATTGAAAGCGTATGGCGCACCCTCGTTCATAGCGGGACCCGCGATATCGAGATGCGCCCACTGAATGGGGTTCCCGTCGGCGGCATTCCCGATGAAATCTCTCAGAAAGACGCCCGCGACGAGCATGCCGCCGGAGCGATTGCCCATGTTGGCGTTCACGATGTCAGCGATGTCGCTCTTGAGGACACCACGCAGCTCGTCCGTCAGTGGCATCGGCCACAGAAGCTCGCCCGCTGCGAGCCCGGCGCGGTGCAGGCGGGAGACGAGCTCGTCGTCGCCCATCAGGCCGGTCGTGCGATCGCCCAGGGCGACTTGCTGAGCACCGGTCAGCGTCGCGACGTCGATAATCTCGTCCGGCTGCTCGAGGCTAGCCGCGGCAAGCGCATCGCCGAGGACCAGGCGGCCCTCGGCGTCAGTGTTCGTAATCTCAATGGTTTGGCCATTGCGCGCCGTCACCACGTCCCCGGGTCGAACCGCCCGCCCGGAGGGCATATTCTCCGCCAACGGCAGCCACGCGGTGACTGAAACGTTGAGCGCAAGCTCGGCGGCGGCGCGCAGCACGCTCAGCACCGATGCGGCGCCGGCCATGTCGGATTTCATGCCCAGCATGGCGTTTGCCGGCTTGAGCGACAGGCCGCCGGTGTCGTAGGTGATTCCCTTGCCCACGAGGGCGATGTGGCGGTTCGCACCCTCCGGACGGTAGGCCACGCGCAGGAGGCGCGGTCCGCGTTCGGAGCCCTGCCCAACCGCAACGATCGCGCCAAACCCTTCCGCTGCCAACCGGGCGTCATCCCAGACCTCGGTCTCGAGTCCGGCCTCGGCAAGTTCAGGAAGTACATGGGCGACGAAGGACTCGGGGTAGATCTCGTTCCCGGGAAGGTTGACCAGGTCCTTGGTTCGGGCAATCGCGGTCGAAACCACCGCAGCGCGGCGATCCGCGGCGACATCCGCTGCGGCATGCAGCAGGACCGACACCGTCTCGTCTTCCGGGGCGCTGAGCCCGCGCGATGCGTCGTACCGATAGGCGCCCAGCAGCGCCCCCTCGGCGATCGCCGCGACCACGCCCGGCGCGGCATCTTCGCCGGGTGCCGCGATCGCGATGGTCGTGATGCCGCTCAACTGGCGTATCGCGCTGCCCGCAGCGGCGCGATACGCGTCGGCATCGTCGCGCTTTCCGAGCCCGACGAGACACAGCACCGTACCCGCCGATCCGGGGAGGGCGGTGCGGACGAGTTGGTCGGCCGCGCCCGTCACGCCCAGAGCGTCGAGCGGGACGGCTCCGTGATCCTGCGCAGTGAACGCGGGGGACGTCACGATCTCGGGAGAATCGCCCCCGCGCACGAACACCAGGATTGCGGTGCCGTTGGAGACTGAGATCTGATCGGATGAACGACTGAGTTGTACCGTGCGAGACATGCTTCGAGCATAGGTTGCGGCCGCGACGCCACGCGGGTATTCCCGCAGAGCGTTCGCTGATGGCACAGCCGAAGCCGCCCACGGGCGCGGCCCCGTTCGTAGGATGGAGGGGTGAATGAGACTCTGTATTCTGCGGACTACCCCGAACGTCGTGCGCTTGTGCCCAAGGGGCTGCCGCTCGTCGTCGCGTTCACTGGTTTCACTGATGCGGGCAGCGCGACCGCACAGCTTGAGAGCCAACTGTGGGAACAGTGCAAGCCTGAGGAGCTGCTGCGGTTTAACGCCGACCTGCTGCTTGACTACCGGGCTCGGCGCCCCACGATTACGTTTGCCGAGGATCACCTCACTGACTACAGCCCGGACGAGCTGTCGCTGTCTCTCGCGCATGATGCAATGGGCTCTCCCTTCTTGATGCTCACGGGCTACGAACCCGACTTTCGCTGGGAGCAGTTCGTCGACGCGGTGCTGTTGCTCGTGCACGAGTTCGAAGTATCGGTCACGGCGTGGGTGCACGCGATTCCGATGCCGATCCCGCACACGCGCCCCATCGTCTATACGGTCAGCGGCTCGCGCGAGGACCTCATCGAGTCCCGGTCCGCCTGGCGGCCGACGACGAGGCTCTCCGCCACCGTGGGGCACCTCAT
This genomic stretch from Leucobacter sp. CX169 harbors:
- the lpdA gene encoding dihydrolipoyl dehydrogenase encodes the protein MAEQNFDVVVLGGGSAGYATAIRAVELGMTAAVIEKDKLGGTCLHRGCVPTKAMLHSAEVADVARNSAEYGVQSTFTGVDIHGVSAYRDGIVAKKFKGLQGLLKARGITVIAGEGRLVAANTVQVGTDLIVGKNVVLATGSYSRSLPGLEIGGRVITSEHALQLDTIPGRVAILGGGVIGVEFASVWRSFGSEVTIIEGLPHLVPNEEESISKQLERAFRKRGIDYKLGVRFQSVTQHDSGVVISLEDGTVVEAEYLLVAVGRGPSTQGMGFEAVGVQMDRGFVLTNDRLATNVPGVYAVGDIVPGLQLAHRGYQQGIFVAEEIAGLAPVVVSDINIPKITYCDPEVASVGLTQAKAVEEYGSDRVSAYEYNLAGNAKSEILGTAGTVKVVRVNDGPVVGVHMIGARVGELIGEAQMIVNWEAYPEDVAPFIHAHPSQNESIAEAMLNLAGKPLHTM
- a CDS encoding leucyl aminopeptidase, which encodes MSRTVQLSRSSDQISVSNGTAILVFVRGGDSPEIVTSPAFTAQDHGAVPLDALGVTGAADQLVRTALPGSAGTVLCLVGLGKRDDADAYRAAAGSAIRQLSGITTIAIAAPGEDAAPGVVAAIAEGALLGAYRYDASRGLSAPEDETVSVLLHAAADVAADRRAAVVSTAIARTKDLVNLPGNEIYPESFVAHVLPELAEAGLETEVWDDARLAAEGFGAIVAVGQGSERGPRLLRVAYRPEGANRHIALVGKGITYDTGGLSLKPANAMLGMKSDMAGAASVLSVLRAAAELALNVSVTAWLPLAENMPSGRAVRPGDVVTARNGQTIEITNTDAEGRLVLGDALAAASLEQPDEIIDVATLTGAQQVALGDRTTGLMGDDELVSRLHRAGLAAGELLWPMPLTDELRGVLKSDIADIVNANMGNRSGGMLVAGVFLRDFIGNAADGNPIQWAHLDIAGPAMNEGAPYAFNGAGATGASIRSLITHLEAVAGANRLPQDGVFSGQLDESESRK
- a CDS encoding proteasome assembly chaperone family protein — encoded protein: MNETLYSADYPERRALVPKGLPLVVAFTGFTDAGSATAQLESQLWEQCKPEELLRFNADLLLDYRARRPTITFAEDHLTDYSPDELSLSLAHDAMGSPFLMLTGYEPDFRWEQFVDAVLLLVHEFEVSVTAWVHAIPMPIPHTRPIVYTVSGSREDLIESRSAWRPTTRLSATVGHLMEYRLHSLGEEVVGLVLLVPHYLANTEYPATLLSALEGLMAATGLIFATDPIREQVRDFQAKVDEQIASNEESREMVANLEARYDTYMEDQSMRSPLMSEDGSIPTADQLASELEHFLAQQPWKNDSGPSDGPGPSSDVQ